A genome region from Defluviimonas aquaemixtae includes the following:
- the mraY gene encoding phospho-N-acetylmuramoyl-pentapeptide-transferase, which translates to MLYWLSGLAEGGDVFNLFRYITFRAGAAFFTALVFGFLFGNPLINLLRRKQKKGQPIRDDGPQSHFAKAGTPTMGGLLILSALLVSTLLWARLDNPYIWIVLFVTLSFGLIGFADDYAKVTKNSSKGTSSRGRFVLGLAVAALAGGMAAYVHPADLTNQLAFPVFKDALFNLGWFFVPFAMVVIVGAANAVNLTDGLDGLAVMPVMIAAGTLGVIAYAVGRTDFTDYLGVHYVPGTGEIFIFTAALIGGGLGFLWYNAPPAAVFMGDTGSLALGGALGAIAVVTKHEIVLAIVGGLFVVEALSVIIQVAYFKRTGKRVFLMAPIHHHFEKKGWAEPQIVIRFWIISLILALIGLATLKLR; encoded by the coding sequence ATGCTCTATTGGCTATCCGGACTTGCGGAGGGAGGGGATGTCTTCAACCTCTTCCGCTACATCACCTTTCGCGCGGGCGCGGCCTTCTTCACGGCGCTCGTCTTTGGATTCCTGTTCGGCAATCCGCTGATCAATCTTCTCAGGCGCAAGCAGAAAAAGGGCCAGCCGATCCGCGACGACGGCCCGCAAAGCCATTTTGCCAAGGCCGGCACGCCGACAATGGGGGGTCTTCTAATCCTCTCGGCGCTGCTTGTCTCGACGCTTCTATGGGCGCGGCTCGACAATCCTTATATCTGGATCGTCCTGTTCGTGACGCTGAGCTTTGGCCTGATCGGTTTCGCCGACGACTACGCCAAGGTCACGAAAAACAGCAGCAAGGGTACGTCCTCGCGCGGGCGCTTTGTTCTTGGCCTCGCGGTCGCGGCGCTTGCGGGCGGTATGGCGGCCTATGTTCATCCCGCAGATCTCACTAATCAGCTTGCCTTCCCGGTCTTCAAGGACGCGCTCTTTAATCTCGGCTGGTTTTTCGTTCCGTTCGCGATGGTCGTGATCGTCGGCGCGGCGAACGCTGTGAACCTGACCGACGGCCTCGACGGGTTGGCCGTCATGCCGGTGATGATCGCGGCGGGAACGCTCGGCGTCATCGCCTATGCGGTCGGCCGGACCGACTTCACCGATTATCTTGGCGTCCACTACGTGCCGGGGACGGGCGAGATCTTCATCTTCACCGCAGCGCTCATCGGCGGCGGGCTCGGATTTCTCTGGTACAATGCGCCACCGGCGGCGGTCTTCATGGGCGATACCGGATCGCTCGCACTCGGCGGCGCTCTGGGTGCGATTGCGGTCGTGACCAAGCACGAGATCGTGCTCGCCATCGTTGGCGGCCTCTTCGTGGTCGAGGCGCTGTCGGTCATCATCCAGGTCGCCTATTTCAAGCGCACCGGAAAGCGCGTCTTCCTCATGGCGCCGATCCACCACCACTTCGAGAAGAAGGGCTGGGCGGAGCCGCAGATCGTCATCCGGTTCTGGATCATCTCGCTGATCCTCGCGCTGATCGGGCTGGCGACGCTCAAGCTGCGCTGA
- a CDS encoding UDP-N-acetylmuramoyl-tripeptide--D-alanyl-D-alanine ligase yields MAVLWTSTEAAAATGGRATRGFEATGLSIDTRTLGPGDFFVALKDVRDGHDFVADALKRGAAAAMVSRIPEGCSEDDPLLIVPDVLEGLTALGAAGRARSKACVVAVTGSVGKTSTKEMLRAILGGQGRVHAAEASFNNHWGVPITLARLPKDADFAVIEIGMNHPGEIAPLARLARPHVALITTVAAAHLAAFDGIEAIAREKAAIFEGLEPDGTAILPSGLTVSPILEAAAAGAGRLIRFGTDAADDYRLLDATIARDTTIVKADRRGSPRLFKVLTAGRHFAMNALAALAAAEAVGADPAVAACDLGQWVPPAGRGQRERIYLDIVDENLSFDLIDDAFNANPASMDAALQVLGQTAPRDGIGRFLEGRRVAILGDMLELGAEETSLHADLAGHPAIREVHVVHCVGPRMRSLWERLSNRRRGEWVGTAEELAARAHQLADAGDVVLVKGSKGSKVSLVVDALRKLGQPGAGVARGTE; encoded by the coding sequence ATGGCCGTGCTCTGGACCTCCACCGAAGCCGCCGCCGCGACGGGCGGCCGCGCCACGCGGGGCTTCGAGGCGACGGGTCTGTCCATCGACACCCGTACACTCGGGCCCGGCGATTTCTTCGTTGCTCTGAAAGACGTGCGCGACGGGCACGACTTCGTGGCGGATGCGCTGAAGAGAGGTGCCGCCGCCGCGATGGTGTCACGCATCCCCGAAGGCTGTTCCGAAGACGATCCGCTTCTCATCGTGCCCGATGTGCTTGAAGGCCTGACCGCACTTGGAGCCGCAGGCCGCGCGCGTTCAAAAGCCTGCGTCGTCGCCGTGACCGGCTCGGTCGGCAAGACTTCCACGAAGGAGATGCTGCGCGCGATCCTTGGCGGTCAGGGCCGGGTCCACGCCGCCGAGGCGAGCTTCAATAACCACTGGGGCGTGCCCATCACTCTCGCTCGGCTGCCCAAGGACGCCGACTTCGCGGTGATCGAGATCGGCATGAACCATCCCGGCGAGATCGCGCCGCTCGCGCGTCTCGCCCGGCCGCATGTCGCTTTGATCACGACGGTCGCGGCGGCGCATCTCGCCGCTTTCGACGGAATTGAGGCCATCGCGCGCGAGAAGGCTGCGATCTTCGAAGGGCTGGAGCCGGACGGCACCGCTATCCTCCCCTCCGGCCTCACGGTTTCGCCAATCCTGGAAGCGGCCGCTGCAGGGGCCGGGCGCCTGATCCGTTTTGGCACCGATGCGGCGGATGACTACCGCCTCCTCGATGCGACGATCGCCCGCGACACGACGATCGTGAAGGCCGACCGCAGGGGGTCGCCCCGGTTGTTCAAGGTGCTGACGGCCGGGCGACATTTCGCCATGAACGCGCTCGCCGCGCTCGCGGCGGCGGAGGCGGTTGGCGCAGATCCCGCTGTCGCGGCCTGCGATCTCGGCCAGTGGGTGCCGCCCGCCGGACGGGGTCAGCGCGAGCGCATCTATCTCGACATCGTCGACGAGAATCTCAGCTTCGACCTGATCGACGACGCATTCAACGCCAACCCTGCGTCGATGGACGCGGCCCTTCAGGTCCTTGGCCAGACCGCGCCGCGCGACGGCATCGGCCGCTTCCTCGAAGGCCGTCGCGTCGCGATTCTGGGTGACATGCTGGAGCTTGGGGCAGAGGAAACGTCGCTGCATGCCGACCTGGCCGGGCACCCTGCCATCCGAGAAGTCCATGTCGTTCACTGCGTCGGCCCTCGGATGCGGAGCCTCTGGGAGCGCCTGTCGAACCGCCGGCGCGGAGAATGGGTGGGCACGGCGGAAGAACTGGCGGCGCGCGCCCATCAACTCGCCGATGCCGGCGATGTCGTTCTGGTCAAGGGCTCCAAAGGCTCGAAGGTCAGCCTTGTGGTTGACGCGCTGAGGAAACTCGGGCAACCGGGCGCGGGCGTAGCGCGGGGGACCGAGTAA
- a CDS encoding UDP-N-acetylmuramoyl-L-alanyl-D-glutamate--2,6-diaminopimelate ligase: MAGTKTLGELGLTAQGGREVEITGLSVDSRQVKPGHLFAALPGTNMHGAEFIQFAVRMDAAAILTDRVGVEIARDALDASDAALVIAEDPRQTLAYSAALWFGAQPEVMVAVTGTSGKTSVATFTRQIWQALGRKSANLGTMGICGDFEAPLAHTTPEPVTLHRVLAEMAEAGVTHAAMEASSHGLDQMRLDGVRLQAAAFTNFSQDHLDYHANFDDYFAAKAGLFTRVLPEDGHAVINIDEARGREMAEIARGRGQSLLTVGRDPVADLCITAQRFDATGQDLRFTHDGNPHMIRLALIGGFQAENVLAAAGLVMATGEPPEAVIATLPGLVTVRGRMELAARRDNGAAVFVDYSHKPGALASALQSLRPHVMGRIVVVLGAGGDRDRIKRPLMGEAAAEFADVVIVTDDNPRSEDPAAIRAEVIKGCPGATEVGDRAEAILRGVDALEPGDALLIAGKGHETGQIVGSDIYPFDDAEQASVAVAALEGRI; the protein is encoded by the coding sequence ATGGCCGGGACGAAAACGCTGGGCGAACTTGGCCTCACGGCACAGGGCGGTCGTGAGGTGGAAATTACCGGATTATCGGTCGACAGCCGCCAGGTGAAGCCCGGCCATCTCTTTGCAGCGCTCCCCGGCACAAACATGCATGGCGCTGAATTCATTCAGTTTGCCGTTCGAATGGACGCGGCGGCGATCCTCACCGACCGCGTCGGCGTCGAGATCGCGCGCGACGCGCTCGACGCGTCCGATGCAGCACTCGTCATCGCCGAAGACCCGCGCCAGACGCTCGCTTATTCGGCCGCCCTGTGGTTCGGAGCGCAGCCCGAAGTCATGGTTGCTGTGACCGGCACTTCGGGAAAGACGTCGGTCGCGACCTTCACGCGCCAGATCTGGCAGGCGCTCGGGCGGAAATCCGCCAATCTCGGCACCATGGGCATCTGCGGCGATTTCGAGGCGCCGCTCGCCCACACGACGCCCGAACCCGTGACGCTCCACCGGGTTCTGGCCGAGATGGCCGAAGCCGGCGTGACACACGCGGCAATGGAAGCCTCTTCGCACGGGCTCGACCAGATGCGCCTTGATGGCGTTCGGCTCCAGGCGGCGGCGTTCACGAACTTCAGCCAGGACCACCTCGATTATCACGCGAACTTCGACGACTACTTCGCCGCAAAGGCCGGCCTGTTCACGCGCGTTCTGCCCGAAGACGGTCATGCGGTGATCAATATCGACGAGGCGCGCGGCCGCGAGATGGCTGAAATCGCGCGCGGCCGGGGGCAGTCGCTTCTGACCGTCGGCCGCGACCCGGTGGCCGATCTCTGCATCACGGCGCAACGCTTCGACGCGACCGGGCAGGACCTGCGCTTCACCCATGACGGCAATCCACACATGATCCGGCTCGCGCTGATCGGCGGCTTTCAGGCCGAGAACGTCCTGGCCGCCGCCGGACTAGTGATGGCGACCGGTGAGCCGCCCGAGGCGGTCATCGCCACGCTGCCCGGTCTTGTCACTGTCCGCGGCAGAATGGAACTCGCCGCCCGCCGCGACAACGGGGCCGCGGTGTTTGTGGACTACTCGCACAAGCCCGGTGCGCTCGCCTCGGCGCTCCAGTCGCTGCGCCCGCATGTAATGGGCCGCATTGTCGTCGTCCTCGGCGCTGGCGGCGATCGCGATAGGATCAAACGGCCGCTCATGGGCGAAGCGGCGGCGGAATTCGCCGACGTGGTCATCGTGACCGACGACAATCCCCGAAGCGAAGATCCGGCCGCGATCCGCGCCGAAGTGATCAAGGGCTGCCCCGGAGCGACCGAAGTGGGTGACCGTGCCGAGGCGATCCTGCGCGGCGTCGACGCGCTCGAGCCTGGCGATGCGCTTCTGATCGCGGGCAAGGGGCACGAGACGGGACAGATCGTCGGCAGCGACATTTACCCCTTCGACGATGCCGAACAGGCTTCCGTCGCCGTCGCCGCGCTCGAAGGCCGGATCTGA
- a CDS encoding peptidoglycan D,D-transpeptidase FtsI family protein gives MTRTPLRPLARILSARAKGENPDAIERENIRLRHEAMRDRARLRAEGRLLILGAAFIMAFGTVGTRMGVLASTEPAEPQNATPGAAIIAQRADIVDRKGRVLATNLVTHSLYAQPLLMVDPERAATELAAIFPDLDAELLNRDFTGKRKFLWVKKKISPEQMQLVHEIGDPGLLFGPRELRLYPNGAIAAHILGGASFGREGVTSAEVVGTAGIEKTFDRWLRDPANGGAPLELSIDLSVQSTVEDVLYGGMKLMNAKGAAAILMDVRTGEVAAMASLPDFDPNTRPRQQIKGDPSDSPLFNRAVQGVYELGSTFKVFAVAQALELGLVNPSTMVDTKGPMIWGRFKIRDFHNYGPQLSVTDVIVKSSNIGTAHIAQAIGGTRQQAFLEALGLFEPTTIELVEAPGAKPLRPAKWPEITTLTVSYGHGVAASPLHLATAYASLVNGGTRITPTILKRKRAEQGKRLVSEDTSAILRDLLRQVVVRGTASFGEVPGYAVGGKTGTADKPKPTGGGYYKDKVIATFASVFPSHDPKYVLVVSLDEPVETSGTEPRRTAGWTAVPVGAEIIRRAAPLLGLRPEVEPLAASEVIRVRN, from the coding sequence ATGACCCGCACGCCTCTCCGACCGCTCGCACGGATTCTATCGGCCCGCGCCAAGGGCGAGAACCCCGATGCCATCGAACGCGAGAACATCCGGTTGAGGCACGAGGCGATGCGCGACCGGGCGCGGCTCAGGGCCGAGGGACGGCTCCTTATCCTCGGTGCGGCCTTTATCATGGCGTTCGGCACGGTCGGGACGCGGATGGGGGTTCTCGCCTCGACCGAACCCGCCGAGCCTCAGAACGCGACGCCCGGCGCGGCGATCATCGCGCAGCGCGCCGACATCGTGGACCGCAAAGGCAGGGTGCTCGCGACCAACCTCGTCACTCATTCGCTTTACGCCCAGCCCCTTCTGATGGTGGATCCCGAGCGCGCGGCGACCGAGCTCGCCGCGATCTTCCCTGACCTCGACGCCGAACTGTTAAACCGAGACTTCACCGGAAAGCGCAAGTTCCTATGGGTGAAAAAGAAAATCTCGCCGGAGCAGATGCAGCTGGTGCACGAGATCGGCGATCCCGGCCTGCTCTTCGGTCCGCGCGAACTCAGGCTCTATCCCAATGGTGCCATCGCCGCCCATATCCTCGGCGGCGCGAGCTTCGGTCGCGAGGGCGTGACCTCGGCCGAGGTGGTTGGCACGGCGGGCATCGAGAAAACCTTTGATCGCTGGCTGCGGGACCCCGCAAATGGCGGCGCGCCGCTCGAGCTTTCCATCGATCTGTCAGTCCAGTCGACGGTCGAGGACGTGCTCTACGGCGGCATGAAACTCATGAACGCAAAGGGCGCGGCGGCGATCCTGATGGACGTCCGCACGGGCGAGGTGGCAGCGATGGCCTCGCTCCCGGATTTCGATCCCAATACCAGGCCTCGGCAGCAGATCAAGGGCGACCCCTCCGACAGCCCGCTCTTCAACCGCGCTGTGCAGGGGGTCTACGAGCTCGGCTCCACCTTCAAGGTGTTCGCTGTTGCACAGGCGCTGGAACTTGGTCTCGTCAACCCTTCGACGATGGTCGATACGAAGGGTCCAATGATCTGGGGGCGCTTCAAGATCCGCGACTTCCACAACTACGGACCGCAACTGTCGGTGACCGATGTTATCGTGAAGTCGTCCAATATCGGCACTGCCCACATCGCCCAGGCGATCGGCGGTACGCGGCAGCAAGCCTTCCTCGAAGCGCTCGGTCTATTCGAGCCGACGACAATCGAACTTGTGGAGGCGCCGGGCGCGAAGCCGCTGCGGCCCGCGAAATGGCCCGAGATCACCACTCTGACCGTCTCGTACGGCCATGGCGTCGCGGCCAGCCCGCTGCACTTGGCCACGGCCTACGCCTCGCTCGTCAACGGCGGCACGCGGATCACGCCCACGATCTTGAAACGGAAGCGCGCCGAGCAGGGCAAGCGTCTCGTGTCGGAAGACACTTCCGCCATCCTGCGCGACCTTCTGCGACAGGTCGTCGTGCGCGGTACGGCGAGTTTCGGGGAGGTGCCAGGCTACGCCGTCGGCGGTAAGACCGGAACTGCGGACAAGCCGAAGCCCACGGGCGGCGGCTATTACAAGGACAAGGTGATCGCGACCTTCGCGTCGGTCTTCCCGTCGCATGACCCGAAATACGTCCTTGTCGTTTCGCTCGACGAACCGGTGGAAACCTCGGGAACGGAACCGCGCCGGACCGCCGGCTGGACCGCCGTTCCGGTCGGCGCCGAGATCATCCGGCGCGCCGCGCCGCTGCTCGGCCTCAGACCGGAGGTTGAACCCCTGGCCGCGAGTGAAGTAATACGCGTGCGCAACTGA
- the ftsL gene encoding cell division protein FtsL: MRNLMIVLSALAVMALAFWAYRENYRTQAELAEVHDLQYDIGRLRESLGVLRAEWAYLNRPDRLRELADINFARLGLLPLEPRQFGDVGTLAYPAVALPPITEPVDTIALGETTE; the protein is encoded by the coding sequence ATGCGCAATCTGATGATTGTTCTCTCTGCCCTCGCCGTGATGGCCCTGGCCTTCTGGGCTTATCGCGAAAACTACCGCACCCAGGCCGAACTGGCCGAGGTGCACGATCTTCAGTATGACATCGGGCGCTTGCGCGAGAGCCTCGGCGTGCTGCGCGCGGAATGGGCCTATCTCAACCGGCCGGACCGGCTGCGTGAGCTGGCAGACATCAACTTCGCGCGGCTCGGCCTTTTGCCGCTCGAGCCGCGCCAGTTCGGCGATGTCGGCACGCTTGCCTACCCCGCCGTCGCGCTGCCTCCGATCACCGAACCCGTCGACACCATAGCGCTTGGGGAGACGACCGAATGA
- the rsmH gene encoding 16S rRNA (cytosine(1402)-N(4))-methyltransferase RsmH, which translates to MAAAAARIPDPAPHIPVLLGPLLEAVVPVSGLWVDGTFGAGGYARGLLEAGAHRVIGIDRDPSAFELAKEWAGQYGDRLRLVEGTFSELDEISGEPVDGVVFDLGVSSMQLDQPERGFSFQKDGPLDMRMGDSGPTAADLLNTASEAELADILFHYGEERGSRRIARAIVAARPLATTLELTAVIERCLPRAKPGQIHPATRSFQAIRIAVNDEFGQLANGLEAAERALKPGGRLAVVTFHSLEDRVVKRFFQFRSGAEGQSSRHAPARAQVAPAFTLKSRRAIAPDENELARNPRARSAKLRIGVRTEAPAGVADRAALGLPRPALQGDR; encoded by the coding sequence ATGGCCGCTGCCGCAGCCCGCATACCCGATCCCGCCCCGCACATCCCGGTTTTGCTTGGGCCGCTTCTCGAAGCGGTCGTGCCCGTGTCGGGCCTCTGGGTCGACGGAACGTTTGGCGCCGGCGGCTATGCGCGCGGACTGCTGGAGGCGGGCGCGCACCGCGTGATCGGCATCGACCGCGACCCGAGCGCCTTTGAACTCGCCAAGGAATGGGCCGGGCAGTACGGCGATCGGCTGCGGCTCGTCGAAGGCACCTTTTCCGAACTCGACGAGATCTCTGGCGAACCAGTGGACGGCGTCGTCTTTGACCTCGGCGTCTCCTCGATGCAGCTCGATCAGCCCGAGCGCGGGTTTTCGTTCCAGAAGGACGGTCCCCTCGATATGCGCATGGGCGACAGCGGGCCGACTGCCGCCGATCTCTTGAACACCGCGTCCGAGGCGGAGCTTGCCGACATTTTATTCCACTATGGCGAAGAACGCGGGTCCCGGCGCATCGCCCGGGCCATAGTGGCTGCGCGGCCCCTGGCGACGACGCTTGAACTGACAGCGGTGATCGAACGCTGCCTGCCGCGTGCCAAACCCGGCCAGATCCACCCGGCAACCCGCAGTTTCCAAGCCATACGCATCGCGGTGAATGACGAATTCGGCCAACTCGCCAATGGGCTCGAAGCGGCCGAACGCGCACTAAAGCCCGGCGGCAGGCTCGCGGTCGTGACCTTCCATTCGCTCGAGGACCGGGTTGTGAAGCGGTTCTTCCAGTTCCGTTCCGGCGCCGAAGGGCAGAGCAGCCGCCACGCCCCCGCCCGCGCTCAGGTGGCGCCCGCCTTCACGCTCAAGTCGCGTCGTGCGATCGCGCCGGACGAGAATGAACTCGCCCGCAATCCCCGCGCGCGCTCGGCCAAGCTGCGCATCGGCGTGCGCACCGAAGCGCCTGCAGGCGTCGCGGACCGTGCCGCGCTCGGCCTGCCAAGACCAGCCCTTCAAGGAGACCGGTGA
- the mraZ gene encoding division/cell wall cluster transcriptional repressor MraZ yields MSFQGARQNGGDSTGGGDSGKERGPLARRFRGSDTFKVDAKGRVSIPAPFRRVIEASDPDWKEGLRPNIVIVYGGERQNWLEVYTMKAIEEIDEQIEDMQRGSTERLWLEELMHGQSIESQIDDDGRLTLPQKLREKVGLTNEAFFISAGDYFKIWKPETYDDQAGSRTRKLADQYPEDFDPRSLLPPRSRG; encoded by the coding sequence TTGTCGTTTCAAGGGGCTCGGCAAAACGGCGGTGACAGTACGGGGGGAGGGGACAGTGGTAAGGAGCGCGGGCCGTTGGCACGCCGATTCAGAGGATCGGATACGTTCAAGGTGGACGCGAAAGGTCGCGTGTCCATCCCGGCGCCGTTCCGCCGAGTGATCGAAGCCTCGGATCCCGATTGGAAGGAAGGCCTCCGTCCCAACATCGTGATCGTCTATGGCGGCGAGCGACAGAACTGGCTCGAGGTCTACACGATGAAGGCCATCGAAGAGATCGACGAACAGATCGAGGACATGCAGCGCGGCTCCACCGAGCGGCTCTGGCTCGAAGAACTCATGCACGGACAGTCGATCGAAAGCCAGATCGACGATGACGGCCGCCTCACGCTTCCCCAGAAACTGCGCGAGAAGGTCGGGCTGACGAACGAGGCGTTCTTCATATCGGCTGGCGACTATTTCAAGATCTGGAAGCCCGAGACCTACGATGATCAGGCCGGGTCGCGCACCCGCAAGCTCGCCGATCAGTACCCCGAGGACTTCGATCCCCGAAGCCTCCTGCCTCCAAGGTCACGGGGGTAG
- a CDS encoding Mrp/NBP35 family ATP-binding protein has protein sequence MPTRDAITEALRSVALPDGGNLVSRDVLRALTVEGDAVRFVLEAPDPEMARRMEPVREAAEAVVRALPGVGSVSVVLTAHGPAPKPPSLKIGQHPQSQAGPQKIAGVDRILAVGSGKGGVGKSTISSNLAVALARAGRRVGLLDADIYGPSQPRMMGVAKRPASPDGKTIIPLEAHGVTFMSIGLMLKEGEAVVWRGPMLMGALQQMLGQVAWGELDVLIVDLPPGTGDVQLTLCQKSHVTGALIVSTPQDVALLDARRAIDMFGKLKTPILGLIENMSTYVCPNCGHEAHIFGHGGVSAEAARLNVPFLGEIPLSLDVRLAGDTGTPVAAGDGLVAEAYRRLAERLIGGGMA, from the coding sequence ATGCCCACCCGCGACGCCATCACCGAAGCCCTGCGCAGCGTCGCGTTGCCTGACGGCGGCAACCTAGTTTCGCGCGATGTACTGCGGGCGCTCACCGTCGAAGGCGACGCGGTCCGCTTCGTGCTGGAAGCGCCCGATCCCGAGATGGCACGGCGGATGGAGCCGGTGCGGGAGGCGGCCGAGGCCGTCGTCCGCGCCTTGCCCGGCGTCGGCTCCGTTTCGGTCGTTCTGACGGCGCACGGGCCGGCCCCGAAGCCGCCAAGCCTCAAGATCGGTCAGCATCCTCAGTCACAGGCGGGGCCTCAGAAGATAGCCGGCGTCGACCGGATCCTCGCGGTCGGTTCGGGCAAGGGCGGGGTCGGAAAGTCGACCATCTCGTCCAATCTCGCGGTCGCGCTCGCGCGTGCGGGGCGGCGTGTTGGTCTTCTCGACGCCGATATCTACGGACCGTCTCAACCGCGCATGATGGGGGTTGCGAAGCGCCCTGCCTCGCCCGACGGAAAGACGATCATTCCACTGGAGGCCCACGGCGTCACCTTCATGTCCATCGGGCTCATGCTCAAGGAAGGCGAAGCGGTCGTCTGGCGCGGTCCGATGCTGATGGGCGCGCTCCAGCAGATGCTCGGCCAGGTTGCCTGGGGCGAGCTCGACGTGCTGATCGTCGATCTTCCGCCCGGCACCGGCGACGTGCAGCTTACCCTTTGCCAGAAAAGCCACGTAACCGGGGCGCTCATCGTTTCGACGCCACAGGACGTCGCGCTTTTGGACGCCCGCCGCGCGATCGACATGTTCGGCAAGCTGAAGACTCCGATCCTCGGGCTCATCGAGAACATGTCGACCTATGTCTGCCCGAATTGCGGGCACGAGGCGCATATCTTTGGCCATGGCGGTGTCTCGGCCGAAGCCGCGCGGCTTAACGTGCCCTTCCTGGGCGAAATCCCCCTCAGCCTCGACGTGCGGCTCGCCGGCGATACCGGCACCCCGGTGGCGGCGGGCGACGGGCTGGTTGCCGAGGCTTACAGGCGTCTGGCCGAGCGCCTGATCGGCGGCGGCATGGCCTGA
- a CDS encoding DUF1127 domain-containing protein yields the protein MKVTKMAHMNDTRGIEAGLVDRIATLLSNLRDSRQRYKLYRQTRNELTRLSDRELHDLGISRSSINSIAIEAAYGK from the coding sequence ATGAAGGTTACGAAAATGGCCCATATGAACGATACCCGCGGCATCGAAGCCGGTCTGGTGGACCGCATCGCCACGTTGCTGAGCAATCTGCGCGACAGCCGTCAGCGCTACAAGCTGTACCGCCAGACGCGGAACGAGCTGACCCGCCTGAGCGACCGCGAGCTTCACGACCTCGGCATCAGCCGCTCTTCGATCAACTCCATCGCGATCGAAGCCGCCTACGGCAAATGA
- a CDS encoding Hint domain-containing protein, which translates to MAIETLQYVYQISDFDTTGGNIAPPNEQGARAAGNPPFNLQLNAGAAPQQIQVNDTDNDGFDEINSGGQTLNAPITLDGVTYPAGTPILVNYVLETATGVRVYSITIGANNTGNNTTTALISEQPLVPGQQYVFTSEGNIGNGEVDYALLACFTEGTMIETDRGPRAIETLRMGDLVLTLDHALRPICWIGSTTVPATGDHAPVVFSDGAIGNCGELCVSPNHRMVMRGPQVELMTGAEEVLVIAKHLVNGRTVTRRDGGYVTYFHLLFEDHEIVVSNGVPSESFFPKTALDQMDSAQRSEILSLFPCLESRGTARLARPSLKRHEALVLS; encoded by the coding sequence ATGGCCATCGAGACGCTCCAATACGTCTACCAAATCTCCGATTTCGACACGACGGGCGGAAACATCGCTCCACCCAACGAACAGGGCGCGCGCGCCGCGGGAAACCCGCCCTTCAATCTGCAGCTGAACGCAGGGGCCGCGCCTCAGCAGATTCAGGTGAACGACACCGACAATGACGGGTTCGACGAGATCAACTCGGGCGGCCAGACTCTCAATGCGCCCATCACGCTCGATGGGGTGACCTATCCGGCGGGCACTCCGATCCTTGTCAACTACGTACTCGAGACCGCCACCGGGGTGCGGGTCTACTCGATCACGATCGGCGCCAACAACACGGGCAACAACACGACAACCGCGCTCATCTCGGAACAGCCGCTCGTGCCCGGTCAGCAATATGTCTTCACGTCGGAAGGCAATATCGGCAACGGCGAAGTCGACTACGCATTGCTCGCTTGCTTCACCGAAGGGACGATGATCGAGACTGACCGCGGGCCGCGCGCGATCGAGACGCTGCGGATGGGCGACCTCGTGCTGACGCTCGATCACGCGTTGCGCCCGATCTGCTGGATCGGGTCGACGACGGTTCCTGCGACGGGAGATCATGCGCCGGTGGTCTTCTCGGACGGCGCCATCGGCAATTGCGGCGAGCTATGCGTGTCGCCCAACCACCGAATGGTGATGCGTGGTCCTCAGGTCGAACTCATGACGGGCGCAGAGGAGGTTCTGGTCATAGCCAAGCACCTCGTGAACGGCCGGACCGTCACGCGCCGCGACGGCGGCTATGTAACCTACTTCCACCTTCTGTTCGAGGACCACGAGATAGTCGTCTCGAACGGTGTGCCGAGCGAAAGCTTCTTCCCCAAGACGGCGTTGGACCAGATGGACAGCGCCCAGCGGTCCGAAATCCTGTCGCTGTTCCCTTGTCTGGAGAGCCGCGGCACTGCGCGCCTAGCGCGCCCGAGCCTCAAGCGGCACGAGGCGCTTGTCCTGTCCTGA